GTCAACAGTGGCAAACGTTCCTTCCTTATCCTTCTGCATGCCGCAAAGCCTCACCATGGATTCCTCAAGACGAAGCAATTCGGCGACCAAACCCTGAAGCCCCTCTTTGACTTCCTCGATACTCTTAGCCTCTCCGGCCGTTTGGACTCCCAATTCACCAAGTGCAGATGCCCCCCTCTCAGCTGCCACCTTAAGGTCATCGAGAGCCGAGGTGACGGGAGCAACCGACTTACCGCCGTCCGAGATAACCTTTCCGAAATCCTGAACGGCTGCGGTCGCATCGCATTTCAAGGTGTTCGCAAGCGCGACAGCGGCACTTCCGGCAGAATTTAATCGGCGATCCAATTCTTCCAGACTGCTGATACTGGAGGAAATCGATGTGGGAACAGCGTCGAACGATCGCACTGCAGTGCTGAGGGCGTTGGCAGCTCGATTGCTCCACTCTCCAACCGGCGCAAGAAGGGCAGGATCAAACTGTAGTGCCAATGCCTCGGTCCGTTCGACCAAATGCGATGTGACTTCATTCAAGCGCCCAACCGCTGCACGAAAAATCTCCTCCTGCCTGACGAACTCCGCAGAATCAGGCTCTTCACTTTCCCTTGCCCAATGCCTAGCGGTATGTCTGAAGATCATCATCACCCCAAGACCAAAGACAGTGGTCACCAGTTTGATTCCGGCAATATGAAAGAGATTATTATCGTCCTTCATCAATCGAGGCGCCAGTCCCAACAGGGCGGCAAGAGTCAGGAGATATCCGAGCAAATAGATATCCTCTGCAAACGATTCTAAACCTATGTGATCCTTGGCAGTACCCGCAATCCGCCAGCGAGCAAACGACAAGGCACCCATAATTGTCAGTGCAAACCCTACCGACCACCAAGCGTTCTGGGTCAAAGCACTCAACAGGGCAGAACCAACAGCCCCGGCAATTACCACCACGCCGAACTCAATCGATCCGACGTCTCCCGCTGAATTCACGCGACCTTCTGTCATTTTGAAGCCCCTTCGAAAATCCCCATGGATTCCAGCACCGCCAAGATAACTAGTACAGATACAATAGAACCAATCATAATCCCAAACGTCTTGAGTTGCCGCAATTCCCTCTCACGAAGAACCTCTTCAAACGTATATGGGGTGAGATCCTCGAATACGAGAAGCGGCTTCAGATTCTCCGACAGCCTTTCGGCCCTCTCCATCTGTCCCCGCCGCACCATCAGTCGTACGCGCTCGACCCCCATTCTCGCTACTTCGTGGTCGCGCATCGCTTGGCTAATCGCCGAACGGAGCGAATGGAGAGTCCGATGATACACCAAGTGTTCGGATTCGAGTGGTAGAGTGGCGCGCGTTCGTTCGCGTTCCTGATAGTACCGAAACAGAGCTTGCTCCAATTCCTGTTCGATCAAGCGGATTTCCTCCACACTTGTGGGTCGTTTGCAGGTCCGCAACTTGAGTTCGCGGAATGACTGGATCATGGCCTCGGCATCCATCGAATGGAGTCCAGTTTTAGCAACTTCGTTCATTGGCACAATGTCAGATCTGCAGTTGCCTGCTGCAATGCCCGGCCCAACTCAATCGCAACCGGCTTATCCCGGGCCACGGATCTACTCACTTCAGACTCCAGAGACTCAAATTCCCTGAAAATCTTCCGCAAGTCGCCGATGGCGGCCTGTCTGGCGTTGCCAAACCGTACCTTGACGGCATTTACATCAGCTGCGGGCAACGGGAGTGCGGGATTGAACCTAAACCGATTTTCGCACTCCGTTCGCCACCCGAGGAGATTTGCGAGCATTACGGGTCCAAATCCGGGCAAATTTAGTCCCGGCTTTACGTCGTTGGCGCTATCGATGCCGAAGGCCAAAAGCGTAGCTCGTCGCTCAGGTCCAATTAGGGGAATATTCGCGGATTGGACTCGCTGGCTGCTAAGGAATTGCTGGAGTTGGAGCTCGCGGCGCCGCTGATGGAGTTTTCGAATCTCATTTAATTCACCCGACTTGGCAGCGTCAAAACGACTTTGGGCGGCGGCGATGAGCGCCGATTCAGAATGGATGCGCCGTCGGAAGTCCTCCAACTTCGCCCGAATTCGGCTCAAAACATCATCTAGTTCTTTGCGGGCCTTAGAATGCGCCAACGTTCGCTCGAGACGTTCGGCCTGCCATTGCTGTTCGGCGTGGCGCATCTCCTCAAGTCGCCGGTCAAACTCGCGTTTCTCCAGGAGGTAGCGATTCATCTCCTGGTGATACTGGAGGTCTATTGCCTTCCATACTTCCAACTGTCGAATCTCCGCCGCAGCGACTTGAGCCTCGTGGAGTTTCATCAACCTCTCGCACTCCTCGCGATGAACCAATATTTCCTTTTGATACCTCTGCTCCCACTTCTCAACGGCAACGCGCTCCTCCTCAAGGCGGAGTCGCCGGGCCAGTTGGGCACTTCGGCGCGTCACGAGCACGAAATAGAGGAGAATTACAACAACCCCCACAGCTCCAGCCGCGGCAATGGGTAGTTTGAACTCCAAGAACACCCACCCCAGACAACTCACCACGACGATTCCGCCATAACAAATGAGCTCCATCGCTTCAGCGGGTCGTCGTTTGGGCCTCTTCGACACCTTTGACGAAGGCTTGGATGGCGGCGGCGGCATCACTGGAGGAGGAACAACTGGATTCCGATGATGCACCGGCTTCTGCGGTGGGATTGGTGCAGCGCCGGGTTGAAGCACTGGACGCACCGTTCGAAGTGGTCTTGGAACGCAACTGACATGGGGCGGTACCCAATGGAGGTCGTTCAATACGGGACTGCGGAATATTCGGGCCAGGGACTCCAGGATCCCCCTGATTTCGTCTATCCAGGAAACGTGAATGGCAACACTAACGAAGAAGTTGGGTCCGCCTGCGTTTAGAATTTCGCACCAAGGACATTCCCGCAAACCATTCCAGTACTTGTGGCCTTTGTCCCGGCAATCGTTCTTTAAGGATCTCCCTAATCCCTGCAGCTCGCTCCTCCACTGCTGTGCAGAGGGCCGAGCATTCTGATTTACGGACTCGGGAAGAAACGCCCGTTCAAACAATGCGGCCAATGACGGGGGAACGGCACTTAACGAGAGGGAGAAAGGTGGTTGCTTTAGTCCACGACTCCAGGTGGCACGCGCGAAGGAAAAGAGACCCTGCCTGATGGAGTCGGCCAGTTCCATTTGCGTTGGACCCGTCGGCACACCGGCGAAAGGATGGCGGCCCATGAACAGAAGTCGGAATATCATGACGGCCATGCCAAAACGATCATGATTCAAGGTGCGTACAAGGTTTGAGAACGATGAGCCTTGAAGTTCCGGTGGAGTATACATAGGAACCCCAACACCGCAGGGAAACACCCCATTCCCCTCAGGAATCTGATAGGAGTCACAGTCGATCAGCCCGACGCATCCGTCCGTCGGGTCAACGAAGATATTTCCCTCATTGATGTCTGCCATCAGCACATGCTCTGAGTGAAGAACATTGAACTCAGCAGCGCAGTTTGCTGCGACATGAATCAGGAAATCCCATCCTGCCGCCGGAAACGAAGCGGCCCGATCCGCGGGACCGTAGAGACAGTGAATCGGCTTCCCGGGCATCCGCTCCATAAGAAACCCTGCAATAACAGCAGGGTTTGCCTCATCGACCAGTAGTTCTTTCGGCCAAGCTATATGGCATCCAAAAGCCGTGGGCCGCCTTTGGATCATGTGCCGCAACTTGCGGCTTCGCTGCGAGTCCGCCGGGCTATGATAGATTTTTGCAATCAAGCCCGAAGGATGATCAGTTTCATGAACTCCCGCCTCTCCTGCGGAACCGATTTGGCGAACCAGTCGAACCGCGAGACCTTGCTCGTTGCGTAGAGCCATGGTTCTGCACCCTCAGTCCTAATTGGTATTCCGCGCAGCCAAGACTAACGATTTGTCATCGTCAGTTCGTGAATTGATTAAATCCGAATCAAGTCCCGCCTTGAGCATGCCAGCCAAGGAAATTGGGTCATGGTGTTCCCACAGTGGCTTCAGCAGCGCTCGAAAAAAGGGCTGGAACGGACTCCGATTGGAATAATCCAATGACAGATCCTGCAGTCCATCAGTGAGTCCGGCGATGGCCTCGATTGAGCCCTGGACACGCTTAATTTGTAGGTGTCGAAACGTTCCGTCAGTTGTGCGATCCAGCGCATGTTCACTCGTGATAAACGTGGTGACGTTGGCGAACTCACCTGTTTCGGGCCACGTGGCATTGCAAATACAACCGTTCTGCTGATACACCCATACCCCATCCCCAATCTGCGCAAAAACCGCCCCTTCCCTCCAGATGACCGTCATCAGCAAGGTACACGCTAGATCGTTGAAGGCGACCCCTTCTCGCGCCGCCACCGTATCCAGGCGAGATCGAATTTCCTGGTACCATCGTCGAATGGATTCGTCATCAAACGATGAGAAATCCAAATCCGCTGCAGCGAGTA
This region of Verrucomicrobiales bacterium genomic DNA includes:
- a CDS encoding protein phosphatase 2C domain-containing protein, which gives rise to MWAAVSASVAGTSHRKAGIPCQDSCGFLCRSSGANQILVAILADGAGSASRSEVGSAESVDYGLNLLAAADLDFSSFDDESIRRWYQEIRSRLDTVAAREGVAFNDLACTLLMTVIWREGAVFAQIGDGVWVYQQNGCICNATWPETGEFANVTTFITSEHALDRTTDGTFRHLQIKRVQGSIEAIAGLTDGLQDLSLDYSNRSPFQPFFRALLKPLWEHHDPISLAGMLKAGLDSDLINSRTDDDKSLVLAARNTN